From Anopheles arabiensis isolate DONGOLA chromosome 3, AaraD3, whole genome shotgun sequence, a single genomic window includes:
- the LOC120904691 gene encoding zinc finger protein 227-like isoform X1, with the protein MAEDLSINKNKIFTQRYGNSNNDICRLCLKNEAHMEPLFYANLFPNILLTKKIYDCTSIQIIYERNLPMFVCKLCANKLDEYVRFRDRCIANDEFLRNALAAFDANGGGNCPGAIKMEPDDTAHPAVPPQPPASAKFAQCLAVTPLELNCALVAAAAAAAGKREPPDIEEEDEERGYGHGSGAPSPDRSACGRADELTVKRSHSDELHYRSGDEDDELLADDGYDGEPNQTPADHADQQQYVCEVCSKSFKIRHHLLVHRHTHVDSHAPTADMQHERADFNGATPGAGGAGGKPSYSCPKCPKAFVNKGNLLNHLETHTHEKSYACDICTKTFKYNVQLRLHMRIHTGERPHKCEICNRGFSQLSNLRSHRKTHSKVKPYKCHLCLKSFTMLDNLTAHSAKCLKDKFRCTLCSKSFAKEGNLLSHLQSHSDGIVEKMFKCEMCPKSFKNKEDWKRHVRVHTGEKPYTCDICSKGFAQKANLLSHRKTHLKPNVTYSCDRCARTFRSQKVLQMHVPKCTGGAGPIEGASVPPSAPVTPVSESIPDSPSPGAGVSLTTTSSSAVEAAANSTPPTLSEALSDLLRYEIALRAPLELQQMLLGHIDRKGKPAQAGPGGKAAGRRYRCDVCFKGYSQYPSLIKHRKLHFKVPPLVKVLAGKAGHHHQQDYEDGEMEEPSDGLVQPPGELHCRGVGGIGDAPPQPPPLPLPPPHHQPTGEPIERPYSCDICGGRFAAASAHPPDRCRQELQLRLLCEPVPVERGPEAAPPVAHRRAAVPVHPLSEGVYAAVEPAGPREDPRPIGGAGVQQVGSASGRTVPMGPDVGSVPLHQPTVASVEPACVT; encoded by the exons atggCAGAAGATTTATCgatcaataaaaataagat TTTTACCCAACGGTACGGCAACAGTAATAACGACATCTGTCGGCtctgtttaaaaaatgaagcCCACATGGAGCCACTGTTCTACGCGAACCTGTTCCCAAACATTTTACTCACGAAAAAGATATACGATTGCACCTCGATACAG ATTATCTACGAGCGCAACCTGCCAATGTTTGTGTGCAAGCTGTGCGCCAACAAGCTGGACGAGTACGTGCGATTTCGGGACCGGTGCATCGCAAACGACGAGTTTCTGCGCAATGCGCTGGCCGCCTTCGATGCGAACGGCGGAGGCAACTGTCCCGGTGCGATAAAAATGGAACCGGATGACACTGCCCACCCCGCCGTACCACCTCAACCGCCAGCCAGCGCCAAGTTTGCCCAATGCCTTGCGGTAACACCGCTCGAGCTTAACTGTGCCCTGGTGGCGGCTGCTGCAGCCGCCGCCGGCAAGCGGGAACCGCCCGACATCGAGGAGGAAGACGAGGAGCGGGGCTATGGGCACGGGTCCGGAGCACCGTCTCCCGATCGGTCCGCCTGTGGCCGGGCGGACGAGCTTACGGTCAAACGGTCGCACAGCGACGAACTCCACTATCGCAGtggcgacgaagacgacgaactGCTAGCGGACGATGGGTACGACGGTGAACCCAACCAAACGCCGGCGGACCACgccgaccagcagcagtacgtgtGTGAGGTGTGCTCGAAATCGTTCAAAATCCGGCACCATTTGCTGGTGCACCGGCACACGCACGTGGACAGCCACGCGCCAACGGCGGACATGCAGCACGAACGGGCCGACTTTAACGGTGCTACGCCCGGTGCCGGTGGGGCCGGCGGCAAACCGTCGTACAGCTGCCCCAAGTGCCCGAAAGCGTTCGTCAACAAGGGCAACCTGCTGAACCATCTCGAGACGCACACGCACGAGAAGAGCTACGCGTGTGACATCTGCACGAAAACGTTCAAGTACAACGTGCAGCTGCGGCTGCATATGCGCATCCATACCGGCGAGCGGCCGCACAAGTGTGAGATCTGCAATCGCGGCTTTTCCCAGCTGTCGAACCTGCGATCGCACCGGAAAACGCACTCCAAA GTCAAACCGTACAAATGCCACCTTTGCCTCAAAAGCTTCACCATGCTGGACAACCTGACCGCGCACAGCGCCAAGTGTCTGAAGGACAAGTTCCGCTGCACGCTCTGCTCGAAATCGTTCGCGAAGGAGGGCAACCTGCTGTCCCATCTGCAGTCGCACAGCGACGGCATCGTGGAGAAGATGTTCAAGTGCGAGATGTGCCCGAAAAGCTTCAAGAACAAGGAGGACTGGAAGCGGCACGTCCGCGTGCACACGGGCGAAAAGCCGTACACGTGCGACATCTGCTCGAAGGGGTTCGCGCAGAAGGCGAACCTGCTGTCCCACCGGAAGACACACCTCAAGCCAAACGTTACGTACAGCTGCGACCGGTGCGCCCGGACGTTCCGCTCGCAGAAGGTGCTGCAAATGCACGTGCCAAAGTGTACCGGTGGGGCGGGACCGATCGAGGGTGCGAGTGTGCCGCCCTCGGCACCGGTAACCCCCGTGTCCGAATCAATCCCGGACTCGCCCAGCCCCGGTGCGGGCGTGTCGCTGACAACGACATCTTCTTCGGCGGTGGAGGCGGCCGCCAACAGTACACCGCCGACCCTGTCCGAAGCGCTGTCCGATCTGTTGCGGTACGAGATTGCACTGCGGGCACCGCTCGAGCTGCAGCAGATGCTGCTGGGGCACATCGACCGGAAGGGCAAACCGGCGCAGGCCGGTCCGGGTGGTAAGGCGGCCGGGCGGCGGTACCGGTGTGACGTCTGCTTCAAGGGCTACTCGCAGTACCCGTCGCTGATCAAGCACCGCAAGCTACACTTCAAGGTACCTCCGCTGGTAAAGGTCCTGGCAGGGAAGGCgggccaccatcaccagcaggACTACGAGGACGGGGAGATGGAAGAGCCGAGCGACGGTCTCGTGCAGCCACCGGGGGAGCTCCACTGTCGGGGAGTTGGAGGGATCGGTGatgcaccaccacaaccaccaccactaccactaccaccaccacaccaccaaccGACTGGCGAACCGATCGAGCGGCCGTACAGCTGTGATATATGCG GCGGAAGATTTGCGGCGGCATCTGCCCACCCACCCGACCGCTGCCGGCAGGAGCTTCAGCTGCGACTACTGTGCGAACCGGTTCCGGTCGAGCGAGGACCTGAAGCGGCACCGCCGGTCGCACACCGGCGAGCGGCCGTACCGGTGCACCCGCTGTCCGAAGGCGTTTACGCAGCAGTCGAACCTGCGGGCCCACGCGAGGATCCACGACCGATAGGGGGCGCCGGTGTGCAACAGGTTGGATCAGCCAGTGGACGAACGGTGCCAATGGGGCCCGACGTTGGAAGCGTGCCGTTACATCAGCCAACGGTAGCGTCGGTCGAACCGGCGTGCGTTACATAG
- the LOC120904691 gene encoding zinc finger protein 271-like isoform X2, translating to MAEDLSINKNKIFTQRYGNSNNDICRLCLKNEAHMEPLFYANLFPNILLTKKIYDCTSIQIIYERNLPMFVCKLCANKLDEYVRFRDRCIANDEFLRNALAAFDANGGGNCPGAIKMEPDDTAHPAVPPQPPASAKFAQCLAVTPLELNCALVAAAAAAAGKREPPDIEEEDEERGYGHGSGAPSPDRSACGRADELTVKRSHSDELHYRSGDEDDELLADDGYDGEPNQTPADHADQQQYVCEVCSKSFKIRHHLLVHRHTHVDSHAPTADMQHERADFNGATPGAGGAGGKPSYSCPKCPKAFVNKGNLLNHLETHTHEKSYACDICTKTFKYNVQLRLHMRIHTGERPHKCEICNRGFSQLSNLRSHRKTHSKVKPYKCHLCLKSFTMLDNLTAHSAKCLKDKFRCTLCSKSFAKEGNLLSHLQSHSDGIVEKMFKCEMCPKSFKNKEDWKRHVRVHTGEKPYTCDICSKGFAQKANLLSHRKTHLKPNVTYSCDRCARTFRSQKVLQMHVPKCTGGAGPIEGASVPPSAPVTPVSESIPDSPSPGAGVSLTTTSSSAVEAAANSTPPTLSEALSDLLRYEIALRAPLELQQMLLGHIDRKGKPAQAGPGGKAAGRRYRCDVCFKGYSQYPSLIKHRKLHFKAPPHHQPTGEPIERPYSCDICGKTFKYNRNLKVHAKLHVRANRFKCDKCTTTFAQAEDLRRHLPTHPTAAGRSFSCDYCANRFRSSEDLKRHRRSHTGERPYRCTRCPKAFTQQSNLRAHARIHDR from the exons atggCAGAAGATTTATCgatcaataaaaataagat TTTTACCCAACGGTACGGCAACAGTAATAACGACATCTGTCGGCtctgtttaaaaaatgaagcCCACATGGAGCCACTGTTCTACGCGAACCTGTTCCCAAACATTTTACTCACGAAAAAGATATACGATTGCACCTCGATACAG ATTATCTACGAGCGCAACCTGCCAATGTTTGTGTGCAAGCTGTGCGCCAACAAGCTGGACGAGTACGTGCGATTTCGGGACCGGTGCATCGCAAACGACGAGTTTCTGCGCAATGCGCTGGCCGCCTTCGATGCGAACGGCGGAGGCAACTGTCCCGGTGCGATAAAAATGGAACCGGATGACACTGCCCACCCCGCCGTACCACCTCAACCGCCAGCCAGCGCCAAGTTTGCCCAATGCCTTGCGGTAACACCGCTCGAGCTTAACTGTGCCCTGGTGGCGGCTGCTGCAGCCGCCGCCGGCAAGCGGGAACCGCCCGACATCGAGGAGGAAGACGAGGAGCGGGGCTATGGGCACGGGTCCGGAGCACCGTCTCCCGATCGGTCCGCCTGTGGCCGGGCGGACGAGCTTACGGTCAAACGGTCGCACAGCGACGAACTCCACTATCGCAGtggcgacgaagacgacgaactGCTAGCGGACGATGGGTACGACGGTGAACCCAACCAAACGCCGGCGGACCACgccgaccagcagcagtacgtgtGTGAGGTGTGCTCGAAATCGTTCAAAATCCGGCACCATTTGCTGGTGCACCGGCACACGCACGTGGACAGCCACGCGCCAACGGCGGACATGCAGCACGAACGGGCCGACTTTAACGGTGCTACGCCCGGTGCCGGTGGGGCCGGCGGCAAACCGTCGTACAGCTGCCCCAAGTGCCCGAAAGCGTTCGTCAACAAGGGCAACCTGCTGAACCATCTCGAGACGCACACGCACGAGAAGAGCTACGCGTGTGACATCTGCACGAAAACGTTCAAGTACAACGTGCAGCTGCGGCTGCATATGCGCATCCATACCGGCGAGCGGCCGCACAAGTGTGAGATCTGCAATCGCGGCTTTTCCCAGCTGTCGAACCTGCGATCGCACCGGAAAACGCACTCCAAA GTCAAACCGTACAAATGCCACCTTTGCCTCAAAAGCTTCACCATGCTGGACAACCTGACCGCGCACAGCGCCAAGTGTCTGAAGGACAAGTTCCGCTGCACGCTCTGCTCGAAATCGTTCGCGAAGGAGGGCAACCTGCTGTCCCATCTGCAGTCGCACAGCGACGGCATCGTGGAGAAGATGTTCAAGTGCGAGATGTGCCCGAAAAGCTTCAAGAACAAGGAGGACTGGAAGCGGCACGTCCGCGTGCACACGGGCGAAAAGCCGTACACGTGCGACATCTGCTCGAAGGGGTTCGCGCAGAAGGCGAACCTGCTGTCCCACCGGAAGACACACCTCAAGCCAAACGTTACGTACAGCTGCGACCGGTGCGCCCGGACGTTCCGCTCGCAGAAGGTGCTGCAAATGCACGTGCCAAAGTGTACCGGTGGGGCGGGACCGATCGAGGGTGCGAGTGTGCCGCCCTCGGCACCGGTAACCCCCGTGTCCGAATCAATCCCGGACTCGCCCAGCCCCGGTGCGGGCGTGTCGCTGACAACGACATCTTCTTCGGCGGTGGAGGCGGCCGCCAACAGTACACCGCCGACCCTGTCCGAAGCGCTGTCCGATCTGTTGCGGTACGAGATTGCACTGCGGGCACCGCTCGAGCTGCAGCAGATGCTGCTGGGGCACATCGACCGGAAGGGCAAACCGGCGCAGGCCGGTCCGGGTGGTAAGGCGGCCGGGCGGCGGTACCGGTGTGACGTCTGCTTCAAGGGCTACTCGCAGTACCCGTCGCTGATCAAGCACCGCAAGCTACACTTCAAGG caccaccacaccaccaaccGACTGGCGAACCGATCGAGCGGCCGTACAGCTGTGATATATGCGGTAAGACCTTTAAATACAATCGTAACCTGAAGGTGCACGCCAAGCTGCACGTCAGAGCGAACCGTTTTAAGTGTGACAAGTGTACCACCACCTTTGCGCAGGCGGAAGATTTGCGGCGGCATCTGCCCACCCACCCGACCGCTGCCGGCAGGAGCTTCAGCTGCGACTACTGTGCGAACCGGTTCCGGTCGAGCGAGGACCTGAAGCGGCACCGCCGGTCGCACACCGGCGAGCGGCCGTACCGGTGCACCCGCTGTCCGAAGGCGTTTACGCAGCAGTCGAACCTGCGGGCCCACGCGAGGATCCACGACCGATAG